From one Streptomyces sp. CA-210063 genomic stretch:
- a CDS encoding LLM class flavin-dependent oxidoreductase, with translation MQFGIFTVGDVSTDPITGRTPTEHQRIKAMVAMAQKAEEVGLDVFATGEHHNPPFVLSSPTTLLGWIAARTEKLILSTATTLITTNDPVKIAEDYAMLQHLADGRVDLVMGRGNTGPVYPWFGQDIRQGINLAIENYALLHRLWREDVVDWEGRFRTPLQGFTSTPRPLDGVPPFVWHGSIRSPEIAEQAAYYGDGFFHNNIFWPKEHTRKLIDLYRERYAYYGHGSPEQAIVGLGGHVYMRHNSQDAVREFRPFFDHSPVMGGGVSMEEYMEQTPLTVGTPEQVIEKTLTFREHFGDYQRQLFIVDGGGVPQKAVLEQIDMLGEEVVPVLRKEFAKHRPADVPDAPTHASLRAARDARREPTAEPAA, from the coding sequence ATGCAGTTCGGCATCTTCACCGTCGGTGATGTGTCCACCGACCCGATCACGGGCCGTACGCCGACCGAGCACCAGCGGATCAAGGCGATGGTCGCCATGGCGCAGAAGGCTGAGGAGGTGGGCCTGGACGTTTTCGCGACCGGCGAGCACCACAACCCGCCGTTCGTGCTGTCCTCGCCGACGACGCTGCTGGGCTGGATCGCCGCGCGGACCGAGAAACTGATCCTCTCCACCGCGACCACGCTGATCACGACGAACGACCCGGTGAAGATCGCCGAGGACTACGCGATGCTGCAGCACCTGGCCGACGGTCGCGTGGACCTGGTCATGGGCCGCGGCAACACCGGCCCCGTCTACCCCTGGTTCGGGCAGGACATCCGGCAGGGCATCAATCTCGCCATCGAGAACTACGCCCTGCTGCACCGGCTGTGGCGCGAAGACGTCGTCGACTGGGAGGGAAGGTTCCGCACCCCGCTGCAGGGCTTCACCTCCACGCCCCGGCCGCTGGACGGCGTACCGCCGTTCGTCTGGCACGGCTCCATCCGTTCCCCGGAGATCGCCGAGCAGGCCGCGTACTACGGCGACGGCTTCTTCCACAACAACATCTTCTGGCCCAAGGAGCACACCAGGAAGCTGATCGATCTGTACCGGGAGCGATACGCGTACTACGGCCATGGCAGCCCCGAGCAGGCCATCGTCGGCCTGGGCGGCCATGTCTACATGCGCCACAACTCCCAGGACGCGGTCCGCGAGTTCCGCCCGTTCTTCGACCACTCGCCGGTGATGGGCGGCGGGGTCTCCATGGAGGAGTACATGGAGCAGACCCCGCTGACCGTCGGCACTCCCGAGCAGGTCATCGAGAAGACGCTCACCTTCCGCGAGCACTTCGGCGACTACCAGCGCCAGCTGTTCATCGTGGACGGCGGCGGGGTCCCGCAGAAGGCCGTGCTGGAGCAGATCGACATGCTCGGCGAGGAGGTCGTACCGGTGCTGCGGAAGGAGTTCGCCAAGCACCGACCGGCCGATGTGCCCGACGCTCCCACCCACGCCTCGCTGCGCGCCGCCCGCGACGCGCGGCGCGAGCCGACCGCCGAACCGGCGGCCTGA
- a CDS encoding HAD family hydrolase — MTTARALPLIVPPVAPKLIATDLDGTLLRSDGTLSDRTRTALAAAERAGIRVVLVTGRPPRRVPDLLATIGPHYVIAANGAAVHAPDGTLAHMSPIRPLAATRLITRMRRAIPGVTFAVEYDKNFGHESAYPTWSFGEETAEPVGTAGELLTRIPGRPVLKILAHHPTLPLDDFYQQARQSAGSSAETTHSTGLSLVEFSAPRVTKATTLLAWSRRLGVGSHEIAAFGDMPNDLPMLTAVGHSYAMANAHPDVLEAARHHAPANDEDGVAQVLERFVDTLVQRPSRHIPMWTVWDGSADPADPADAADPADAADPLG, encoded by the coding sequence ATGACAACCGCCCGCGCCCTCCCCCTCATTGTCCCGCCGGTCGCTCCGAAACTGATCGCGACGGACCTGGACGGCACTCTGCTGCGCAGCGACGGAACGCTGTCGGACCGCACCCGGACCGCCCTGGCGGCGGCCGAGCGGGCCGGGATCCGCGTGGTGCTCGTCACCGGCCGACCACCGCGCCGCGTACCGGACTTGCTGGCCACCATCGGACCGCATTACGTCATCGCCGCCAACGGCGCGGCCGTCCACGCCCCTGACGGCACCCTGGCGCACATGTCCCCGATCCGGCCCCTGGCGGCCACCCGACTCATCACCCGCATGCGCAGGGCGATCCCCGGCGTCACCTTCGCCGTCGAGTACGACAAGAACTTCGGCCACGAATCGGCCTACCCGACCTGGTCGTTCGGCGAGGAAACCGCCGAACCGGTCGGCACCGCGGGGGAACTCCTCACCCGCATCCCGGGCAGACCGGTGCTGAAGATCCTCGCCCACCACCCGACCCTGCCCCTCGACGACTTCTACCAGCAAGCACGGCAGAGCGCGGGCAGCAGCGCCGAGACCACCCACTCCACCGGACTGTCGCTCGTGGAGTTCAGCGCACCCCGCGTCACCAAGGCCACCACGCTGCTCGCGTGGAGCCGTCGACTCGGCGTCGGCAGCCACGAGATCGCCGCCTTCGGCGACATGCCCAACGACCTGCCCATGCTCACCGCCGTGGGCCACTCCTACGCCATGGCCAACGCCCACCCAGACGTCCTCGAGGCCGCACGTCATCACGCCCCCGCCAACGACGAGGACGGCGTCGCCCAGGTGCTGGAACGGTTCGTCGACACACTCGTACAGCGACCGTCCCGGCACATCCCCATGTGGACCGTCTGGGACGGCTCCGCCGACCCCGCCGACCCCGCAGACGCCGCCGACCCCGCAGACGCCGCAGACCCGCTCGGCTGA
- a CDS encoding DoxX family protein, which produces MYVTAAILSVLLALVAVAAGAPKALLKGDVSAGLQSHMGLSAGLVRFIGLAEVAAAVGLIVGLFWQPLGIAAATGFAITMVGAVGFHAKAGDYADPATRKNAMAPFFLIPLSAATAVTLGLAM; this is translated from the coding sequence ATGTACGTCACCGCTGCCATTCTCAGCGTCCTGCTCGCCCTTGTGGCGGTGGCCGCGGGTGCGCCCAAGGCGCTCCTCAAGGGCGATGTCTCCGCCGGGCTGCAGTCGCACATGGGGCTGAGCGCGGGCCTCGTCCGCTTCATCGGGCTGGCCGAGGTCGCCGCCGCGGTGGGCCTGATCGTGGGCCTCTTCTGGCAGCCGCTCGGCATCGCGGCCGCCACCGGCTTCGCCATCACGATGGTCGGCGCGGTGGGCTTCCACGCCAAGGCGGGCGACTACGCCGACCCGGCCACGCGAAAGAACGCCATGGCCCCTTTCTTCCTCATCCCGCTCTCAGCAGCCACCGCCGTGACGCTCGGACTCGCGATGTGA
- a CDS encoding MarR family winged helix-turn-helix transcriptional regulator, with translation MKETVRWLTPDEQHAWRSFVRLHERLGGRLSRLLQAESKLSAADFAVLVHLTDVPEGRQRYQDLCRALEWEKSRMSHHVARMAGRGLVVREEAAEDARGAFVVITPAGREAIEAAAPLHVEAVRELFLDHVTPAELRMLGEISRRVVAKLDEDVS, from the coding sequence ATGAAGGAGACGGTGCGGTGGTTGACCCCGGACGAGCAGCACGCGTGGCGGAGCTTTGTGCGGTTGCATGAGCGGCTGGGGGGCCGGTTGTCGCGCTTGTTGCAGGCCGAGTCGAAGCTGTCCGCCGCCGACTTCGCGGTCCTGGTCCATCTGACGGACGTGCCGGAGGGGCGACAGCGCTATCAGGACCTGTGCCGTGCTCTGGAGTGGGAGAAGAGCCGGATGTCCCATCACGTCGCGCGGATGGCAGGCCGGGGACTGGTCGTGCGGGAGGAAGCCGCTGAGGACGCGCGGGGGGCGTTCGTGGTGATCACCCCGGCAGGGCGGGAGGCGATCGAGGCGGCGGCTCCGCTCCATGTGGAGGCGGTGCGGGAGTTGTTCCTGGACCATGTCACGCCGGCGGAGCTGCGGATGCTGGGCGAGATCTCCAGGCGTGTGGTGGCGAAGCTGGACGAGGACGTGTCCTGA
- a CDS encoding pirin family protein has product MSNAEAEPTVMRCGSPIDDVRPAGAPRVDVLPARDVPLGGPRSMTVRRTLPQRDRTLIGAWCFADHYGPDEVTDRGGMALAPHPHTGLQTVTWLFSGEVEHRDTLGTHAFVRPGEINLMTGGYGIAHSEVSTPRTTVVHGVQLWVALPEEHRNAPRDFQHYAPEPVRMDGAEIRVFLGSLAGDVSPVRTFTPLLGAEVILEPRTAIHLPTDPAFEHGLLVDSGDVRVAGTLLHRAELGYVPPGADALTLTNESDGPARTILLGGTPFEEEIVMWWNFIGRTHDDIVKAREDWEASSDRFGTIEGFPGGRLPAPTLPNATIRPRRNPPRR; this is encoded by the coding sequence GTGAGTAACGCGGAAGCCGAGCCGACAGTGATGCGATGCGGGTCGCCGATCGACGACGTACGGCCGGCCGGGGCGCCCCGGGTCGACGTGCTCCCCGCACGGGACGTACCCCTGGGCGGACCGCGTTCCATGACGGTGCGGCGGACGCTGCCGCAACGGGACCGGACGCTGATCGGAGCCTGGTGCTTCGCCGACCACTACGGCCCCGACGAAGTCACCGACAGGGGTGGCATGGCGCTGGCGCCGCACCCTCACACCGGCCTGCAGACGGTGACCTGGCTGTTCAGCGGGGAGGTCGAGCACCGCGACACGCTCGGCACCCACGCCTTCGTGCGACCCGGGGAAATCAACCTCATGACGGGCGGGTACGGCATCGCCCACTCGGAGGTCTCCACTCCGCGTACGACCGTCGTCCACGGCGTCCAACTCTGGGTGGCGCTGCCGGAGGAGCACCGGAACGCCCCACGGGACTTCCAGCACTATGCGCCCGAGCCCGTGCGGATGGACGGGGCCGAGATCAGGGTCTTTCTCGGCTCGCTCGCCGGTGACGTCTCTCCGGTGCGGACGTTCACGCCGCTGCTCGGCGCCGAGGTCATCCTCGAACCGCGTACGGCGATCCACCTGCCCACCGACCCCGCCTTCGAGCACGGCCTTCTCGTGGACAGCGGGGACGTCCGCGTGGCCGGCACCCTGCTGCACCGGGCGGAGCTGGGCTATGTCCCGCCCGGTGCCGACGCGTTGACGCTGACGAACGAGTCGGACGGTCCGGCGCGGACGATTCTGCTCGGCGGCACGCCCTTCGAGGAGGAGATCGTCATGTGGTGGAACTTCATCGGCCGCACTCACGACGACATCGTCAAGGCCCGCGAGGACTGGGAGGCCTCCTCCGACCGCTTCGGCACGATCGAGGGCTTTCCCGGGGGCCGTCTTCCCGCGCCCACCCTGCCCAACGCCACCATCAGGCCGCGCCGCAACCCTCCGCGTCGCTGA
- a CDS encoding GNAT family N-acetyltransferase, with protein MNQPPAAPVVERVDAHHRYEIVVDGKRAGVTEYRDDGGRRVFFHTQVDDAYAGQGLAAQLVRQALIDTRAAGKRIVPACPYVAKFLKRHDEFADIADPVTPEVLRWLEAQLGR; from the coding sequence ATGAACCAGCCTCCTGCCGCCCCGGTCGTCGAGCGGGTGGACGCACACCATCGGTACGAGATCGTGGTCGACGGCAAGCGCGCCGGCGTGACCGAGTACCGCGACGACGGTGGGCGGCGCGTGTTCTTCCACACGCAGGTCGACGACGCCTACGCCGGACAGGGCCTGGCCGCACAACTGGTGCGGCAGGCGCTCATCGACACACGTGCTGCCGGGAAGCGGATCGTGCCCGCCTGCCCGTACGTCGCCAAGTTCCTGAAGAGGCATGACGAGTTCGCCGACATCGCCGACCCCGTGACCCCTGAGGTCCTGCGGTGGCTGGAGGCGCAGCTGGGGCGTTGA
- a CDS encoding phosphotransferase family protein, which yields MESITKNRQPVEALRAMVARAYGPEEVCDDAGEDWVSELSDGWFNVAYRIRLRSGAQVVLKIAPPPDVEVMTYERGAMATELEALRLVREHTKVPVPEVDFADGTHEVCDADYFFMTYIDADNFHVIRDTLTATEINAYDEALGAITRELNTIPGTAFGPLAGPGESTWRAAFLRMVEELLDDGRRRDVVLPHGYDVIREIVAAHADSLDEVTEPRFVEWDLWPGNCMVRDGRIVAILDHERAFYGDPLMEFGFTGSEPGAFGDATAFIRGYGHRPLTTTERTRRRLYNLHLALIQIIETTFRAHTSTEQYDWACERLRETVALFGEPAH from the coding sequence ATGGAGAGCATCACAAAGAACCGGCAGCCCGTTGAGGCGCTTCGCGCCATGGTCGCCCGCGCCTACGGCCCGGAGGAGGTGTGCGACGATGCGGGCGAGGACTGGGTCAGCGAACTGAGTGACGGCTGGTTCAACGTGGCCTACCGGATCCGGCTGCGATCCGGCGCGCAAGTCGTCCTCAAGATCGCCCCGCCTCCGGATGTCGAGGTCATGACCTACGAGCGTGGAGCGATGGCCACCGAACTGGAGGCGCTGCGGCTGGTCCGAGAGCACACGAAGGTTCCGGTGCCGGAGGTCGACTTCGCCGATGGGACCCACGAGGTGTGCGACGCCGACTACTTCTTCATGACGTACATCGATGCGGACAACTTCCATGTCATCAGGGACACCCTGACCGCAACGGAGATCAACGCGTACGACGAGGCGCTCGGCGCGATCACCCGCGAGCTCAACACCATCCCCGGCACCGCCTTCGGCCCGCTGGCCGGACCGGGCGAGAGCACGTGGCGTGCGGCCTTCCTGCGGATGGTCGAGGAACTCCTGGACGACGGCCGGCGACGCGACGTCGTCCTCCCCCACGGCTACGACGTGATCCGCGAGATCGTGGCCGCCCACGCCGATTCGCTGGACGAGGTGACCGAGCCCCGGTTCGTCGAGTGGGACCTGTGGCCGGGCAACTGCATGGTGCGCGACGGCCGGATCGTGGCGATCCTCGATCACGAGCGGGCGTTCTACGGTGATCCGCTGATGGAGTTCGGCTTCACCGGGAGTGAGCCGGGCGCATTCGGGGACGCCACGGCTTTCATCCGCGGCTACGGCCACCGGCCGCTCACCACCACCGAGCGGACCCGTCGGCGGCTGTACAACCTTCACCTCGCTCTGATCCAGATCATCGAGACGACCTTCCGGGCCCACACCAGCACCGAGCAGTACGACTGGGCGTGCGAGCGACTGCGGGAGACCGTGGCCCTGTTCGGTGAGCCAGCACACTGA
- a CDS encoding winged helix-turn-helix transcriptional regulator, with protein sequence MVTKQLLKGLPEDADLRRADSLAREIFSDVANKWALLIIEALGERTLRFSELRNEVEGVSHKMLTQNLRMLERNGLVDRKVYPTVPPRVEYTLTEPGRALRTTVDAICGWTHQYLGHIEGARGRFDA encoded by the coding sequence ATGGTGACCAAGCAGCTGCTCAAGGGCCTGCCTGAGGACGCTGACCTGAGGCGCGCGGACTCCCTGGCGCGGGAGATCTTCTCGGACGTCGCGAACAAGTGGGCGCTCCTGATCATCGAGGCGCTCGGCGAGCGCACCCTGCGCTTCAGCGAGCTGCGGAACGAGGTCGAGGGCGTCAGCCACAAGATGCTCACCCAGAACCTGCGCATGCTGGAGCGCAACGGCCTGGTCGACCGGAAGGTGTACCCCACCGTGCCGCCGCGGGTCGAGTACACCCTCACCGAGCCGGGCCGGGCCCTGCGCACCACGGTCGATGCCATATGTGGCTGGACCCACCAGTACCTCGGTCACATCGAGGGCGCACGCGGCCGATTCGACGCCTGA
- a CDS encoding MarR family winged helix-turn-helix transcriptional regulator: protein MGETVRWLTPDEQDAWRSFVRLHERLGGRLSRLLQTESGLSAADFAVLVNLTDVPEGRRRYQDLARSLEWEKSRMSHHIARMAGRGLVVRQECLEDARGAFVVITEAGRAAVEAAAPLHVEAVRQLFLDHVTPAELRVLGEVSERVVAKLDEDAS from the coding sequence ATGGGAGAAACGGTGCGGTGGCTGACGCCAGACGAGCAGGATGCGTGGCGGAGCTTTGTCCGGCTGCATGAGCGGCTCGGGGGTCGTCTGTCGCGCTTGTTGCAAACGGAGTCGGGTTTGTCGGCTGCCGACTTCGCGGTGCTCGTCAATCTGACGGATGTGCCGGAAGGGCGGCGGCGCTATCAGGATCTGGCCCGCTCGCTGGAGTGGGAGAAGAGCAGGATGTCCCACCACATCGCGAGGATGGCCGGGCGGGGGCTGGTGGTGCGGCAGGAGTGTCTTGAAGATGCGCGTGGCGCGTTCGTGGTGATCACGGAGGCGGGACGCGCGGCGGTCGAGGCCGCTGCCCCGCTCCATGTCGAGGCGGTGCGCCAACTGTTCCTCGACCATGTCACGCCGGCGGAGCTACGGGTGCTGGGCGAGGTTTCCGAACGCGTCGTGGCCAAGCTGGACGAGGACGCGTCCTGA
- a CDS encoding carboxymuconolactone decarboxylase family protein translates to MRIFIDKQSPKAFHALVQTSEAVRAVAAEAGLDRTVVELINLRVSQINGCAYCLDIHTKAAVHAGESAQRLGVLAAWRDTEVFTPTERAALALAEATTDPTDAVAQQSAYEAAGQVLTDDQVSAAIWVAVTINAFNRVSIMSKHPVRANRGAPGGESGVPMSGG, encoded by the coding sequence GTGCGGATCTTCATCGACAAACAGAGCCCCAAGGCCTTCCACGCCCTGGTGCAGACATCGGAAGCGGTGCGCGCGGTCGCCGCCGAGGCGGGGCTCGACCGCACCGTCGTGGAGCTGATCAACCTGCGTGTGTCGCAGATCAACGGCTGCGCCTACTGCCTCGACATCCACACCAAGGCGGCCGTACACGCGGGCGAGTCGGCGCAGCGGCTGGGAGTACTGGCCGCCTGGCGGGACACAGAGGTCTTCACCCCCACGGAACGCGCGGCCCTCGCACTGGCCGAGGCCACGACCGACCCCACCGATGCCGTCGCACAGCAATCCGCCTACGAAGCCGCCGGACAAGTGCTCACCGACGACCAGGTCTCCGCAGCGATCTGGGTGGCGGTCACCATCAACGCGTTCAACCGGGTCTCGATCATGAGCAAGCACCCGGTACGGGCGAATCGAGGCGCTCCGGGCGGGGAGAGCGGTGTCCCCATGTCCGGTGGGTGA
- a CDS encoding hydrolase — MSESSKTGLDALLTPENSVLLLIDHQPYQFANLNSHEPTMIVNNVVGLAKAAKGYGVPTILTTVVEERGGLLIQQLQDVFPDQKPINRTLINTWEDKRVVDAVKATGRKKLIIAGLWTEICVAMPALHAAAEGFDVYAVTDASGGTSAEAHDMAVRRMVQAGITPITWQVAFAEWQRDWARTNLIAPEDQLAILAHGGATGVVTAWEMQLLNTPVANETAGA, encoded by the coding sequence GTGAGCGAGTCCTCGAAGACCGGCCTTGACGCCCTGCTGACCCCTGAGAACAGCGTCCTGCTGCTGATCGACCACCAGCCCTACCAATTCGCCAACCTGAACAGCCATGAGCCGACGATGATCGTCAACAACGTCGTCGGGCTGGCCAAGGCCGCCAAGGGCTACGGCGTCCCGACGATCCTGACCACGGTCGTCGAGGAGCGCGGCGGCCTGCTGATCCAGCAGCTCCAAGACGTCTTCCCGGACCAGAAGCCGATCAACAGGACGCTCATCAACACCTGGGAGGACAAGCGTGTGGTGGACGCCGTCAAGGCCACCGGACGCAAGAAACTGATCATCGCCGGCCTCTGGACGGAGATCTGCGTCGCCATGCCCGCCCTCCACGCGGCCGCCGAGGGCTTCGACGTCTACGCCGTCACCGACGCCTCCGGAGGCACGTCGGCCGAGGCCCACGACATGGCCGTCCGGCGCATGGTCCAGGCCGGCATCACCCCGATCACATGGCAGGTCGCCTTCGCCGAGTGGCAGCGCGACTGGGCCCGGACCAACCTCATCGCGCCCGAGGACCAGCTGGCGATCCTGGCGCACGGCGGCGCCACCGGGGTGGTGACGGCCTGGGAGATGCAGCTCCTCAACACCCCCGTCGCCAACGAGACCGCCGGAGCGTAA
- a CDS encoding FMN reductase — translation MKPLKLAVVSAGLRQPSSTRLLADRLADATRESLADAGREVDVHVVELRELATDISHHLVNGFPGPRLREELQAVTDADGVIAVTPVFSASYSGLFKSFFDVLDEGALTGKPVLIAATGGSARHSLVLEHALRPLFAYLRTIVVPTAVYGASEDWGTAGDGRTGGLAARIGRAGDELAGLMAGRRAVTRPTETVVPFEQQLAALRSA, via the coding sequence ATGAAGCCCCTGAAGCTGGCGGTCGTGTCGGCGGGCCTGCGCCAGCCCTCCTCCACCCGGCTGCTCGCGGACCGGCTCGCCGACGCCACCCGCGAGAGTCTGGCGGACGCCGGACGCGAGGTGGACGTGCACGTGGTCGAACTGCGCGAGCTGGCCACGGACATCTCCCACCACCTGGTCAACGGCTTCCCGGGGCCTCGCCTGCGTGAGGAGCTGCAAGCCGTCACGGACGCGGACGGCGTCATCGCGGTCACGCCAGTGTTCTCGGCCTCGTACAGCGGGCTGTTCAAGTCGTTCTTCGACGTGCTGGACGAGGGCGCTCTCACCGGCAAGCCGGTGTTGATCGCCGCCACGGGCGGCAGTGCCCGGCATTCCCTGGTCCTCGAGCACGCTCTGCGCCCGCTCTTCGCCTACCTGCGCACGATCGTCGTACCCACCGCCGTGTACGGGGCGTCCGAGGACTGGGGAACGGCCGGTGACGGGCGTACCGGCGGTCTCGCGGCCCGGATCGGTCGGGCGGGTGACGAACTGGCCGGGCTCATGGCCGGCCGCCGGGCCGTTACGAGGCCCACAGAGACCGTCGTGCCGTTCGAGCAGCAGCTGGCCGCACTCCGGTCGGCATGA
- a CDS encoding MarR family winged helix-turn-helix transcriptional regulator: MDERTGWLTPPERRAWRAFVGVHQKLSGRLARALQGCGGLSVADYVVLVALTDTPDGLRHFQDLAKAVEWERSRMSHHLRRMTKRGLVTREDCPKDGRGVHVVVTPAGRAAIETAAPQHVATVRRLVIDPLSPEELDTLTHLCERILRRLETDPP; this comes from the coding sequence ATGGACGAGAGAACAGGCTGGCTCACCCCACCCGAACGGCGCGCCTGGCGCGCCTTCGTCGGCGTACATCAGAAGCTCTCCGGCAGGTTGGCGCGTGCGTTGCAGGGCTGCGGGGGCCTGTCCGTCGCGGACTACGTCGTCCTTGTGGCCCTCACCGACACACCCGACGGTCTGCGGCACTTCCAGGACCTGGCCAAGGCGGTGGAGTGGGAGCGAAGCCGTATGTCCCACCACCTCCGCCGCATGACCAAACGCGGCCTGGTGACCCGGGAGGACTGCCCCAAGGACGGGCGCGGCGTCCATGTGGTCGTCACCCCCGCCGGACGCGCGGCCATCGAGACGGCCGCCCCCCAGCACGTGGCCACCGTGCGCCGGCTGGTCATCGACCCCCTCAGTCCGGAAGAGCTCGACACGCTCACCCATCTCTGCGAGCGCATCCTGCGACGCTTGGAGACGGATCCTCCCTGA